The Apium graveolens cultivar Ventura chromosome 11, ASM990537v1, whole genome shotgun sequence genome has a window encoding:
- the LOC141697283 gene encoding oxygen-dependent coproporphyrinogen-III oxidase, chloroplastic-like, translating to MLHTLTPKFSSPFSSPLTSSAQSFPPFLHKYNPSSSKPTKTPFHLLRAMIEKETPETHRPDTFLRDYDFDSSSSSLSVRNRFEKMIRDAQDSVCGAIEEADGDAKFKEDVWSRPGGGGGISRVLQDGAVWEKAGVNVSVVYGIMPPEAYRAATSANGNVKPGPVPFFAAGISSVLHPKNPFAPTLHFNYRYFETDAPKDAPGAPRQWWFGGGTDLTPAYIFEEDVKHFHSVQKRACDKFDPSFYPRFKKWCDDYFYIKHRDERRGLGGIFFDDLNDYDQEMLLSFSTECANSVISAYIPIIEKRKDTPFTEQHKAWQQLRRGRYVEFNLVYDRGTTFGLKTGGRIESILVSLPLTARWEYDHAPEEGSEEWKLLDACINPKEWI from the exons ATGTTGCACACTTTAACTCCTAAATTCAGCTCCCCTTTCTCATCCCCATTAACATCTTCTGCTCAAAGTTTTCCCCCATTTCTCCATAAATACAACCCCTCTTCATCAAAACCCACCAAAACCCCTTTCCATCTCCTCCGTGCTATGATCGAGAAAGAAACCCCAGAAACTCACCGACCTGACACTTTCCTCCGAGACTATGATTTTGACTCATCCTCCTCCTCTTTGTCGGTTAGAAACCGGTTTGAGAAGATGATAAGGGATGCTCAGGACAGCGTTTGCGGCGCCATTGAGGAGGCTGATGGGGATGCCAAGTTTAAAGAGGATGTTTGGTCAAGGCCTGGTGGTGGTGGTGGTATTAGTAGAGTTTTACAGGATGGTGCTGTTTGGGAAAAAGCTGGTGTCAATGTCTCTGTTGTTTATGGTATTATGCCTCCTGAAGCTTATCGCGCCGCTACCTCCGCCAATGGCAATGTTAAGCCTGGCCCTGTTCCCTTCTTTGCTGCTGGAATCAGCTCC GTTTTGCATCCAAAGAATCCATTTGCACCAACACTTCATTTTAATTATCGGTATTTTGAAACTGATGCCCCAAAAG ATGCTCCTGGAGCTCCACGACAATGGTGGTTTGGTGGTGGTACTGATCTGACACCTGCATACATCTTTGAGGAGGATGTCAAGCACTTCCATTCG GTGCAAAAGAGAGCTTGTGACAAGTTTGATCCTAGCTTCTATCCCCGTTTCAAAAAATGGTGTGATGATTACTTCTAtatcaag CACCGAGATGAAAGGCGAGGACTTGGGGGTATATTCTTTGATGATCTTAATGACTATGATCAGGAGATGCTTCTTTCTTTTTCTACTG AGTGTGCAAATTCTGTGATTTCTGCATATATTCCAATAATAGAGAAGAGGAAAGATACACCTTTCACCGAACAGCACAAGGCATGGCAGCAACTTCGGAGAGGACGTTATGTAGAATTTAACTTG GTCTATGATCGGGGAACAACATTTGGTTTGAAGACAGGAGGTAGAATTGAGAGTATTCTTGTTTCTCTTCCACTAACAGCTCGGTGGGAGTATGACCAT GCTCCGGAAGAAGGAAGTGAAGAGTGGAAGTTACTAGATGCCTGTATCAACCCTAAGGAATGGATCTAA